A genomic window from Chitinophagaceae bacterium includes:
- a CDS encoding T9SS type A sorting domain-containing protein, which produces MKTRKYVPQIAILVMALFFTYRTSAQVTADWSLSPNLYKYSSNGYAVQGDSKIVTASDGSIIVAGSATDGALYNSITNPAAGRVIIQKYSSTGTLLSEYLDVDADWGDAPLLYPIGLNNGVLDLLIDEADNIYFIETQSDIVTVGTTLYKGIRAVVKLDANMNLEWKHTSPDNNWLSMIFDSEGNVIVNGSTKNNGDGSSSNIVTAKYNISGDLLWTVVFPGNGNYVDYGNDVSADASGNSYVTGGIGTAASGLSAITIKYDADGNQLWTSSYDFNVASTASDQGGSIVTAPNGNTYVVLTSDVGVGKNRPIILKYNTSGELIWNINIEADAPNGQLYPVRIRLDANENVYMGAYRYRAHIGSLYSEWGYSIQLYKFKADGTFRWNAKKSTARLYDFDVTASGDVYVAGTSGTSAQTFAARYNKAGNLIWEDVYSPDVIEQQTFSTSGGSCVGINPNHPDEVTIGGNVIVKNASNVYSTAWVVRHFGGTLKTGNALLTTGDLHLQVSPNPAGDLVQLSIDNNESVTGTLQVFDVSGKLMETISAVDFTNGNSITLNTSTWNSGIYFCKITSAENNLLKPVKLLVQH; this is translated from the coding sequence ATGAAAACAAGAAAATACGTTCCTCAAATTGCTATCCTGGTGATGGCATTATTTTTCACGTACCGGACTTCTGCTCAGGTAACAGCAGACTGGAGTCTAAGCCCCAATCTATATAAATACTCTTCGAATGGCTATGCTGTTCAGGGTGATAGTAAAATTGTAACGGCATCGGATGGTAGCATCATTGTTGCCGGTTCAGCAACTGACGGAGCTTTATACAACAGCATTACCAATCCTGCTGCTGGTCGCGTGATCATTCAGAAATACAGCTCTACCGGAACGTTATTAAGCGAATATCTTGACGTTGATGCCGATTGGGGAGATGCTCCATTACTTTATCCGATAGGATTGAATAATGGAGTACTCGATCTGCTGATTGATGAAGCAGACAACATTTATTTTATAGAAACGCAAAGCGACATTGTAACGGTAGGCACCACTTTATACAAAGGAATCCGTGCAGTAGTGAAGCTCGATGCGAATATGAATCTGGAATGGAAACACACCTCGCCTGATAATAATTGGCTCTCTATGATCTTTGATTCCGAGGGCAATGTGATTGTAAACGGATCAACAAAAAACAATGGAGACGGCAGCAGTTCCAATATAGTTACGGCCAAATACAATATTTCAGGTGACTTGCTTTGGACGGTAGTTTTTCCCGGCAACGGAAATTATGTTGATTATGGAAACGATGTATCAGCTGATGCTTCGGGAAACAGCTATGTAACAGGAGGCATTGGTACTGCAGCTTCCGGCCTGTCGGCGATCACTATAAAATATGATGCTGATGGAAATCAACTGTGGACCAGCAGCTACGATTTCAATGTTGCATCAACAGCCAGCGATCAGGGTGGTTCTATTGTGACAGCTCCCAATGGCAATACTTATGTTGTGCTTACAAGCGATGTTGGTGTAGGCAAAAATCGCCCTATCATTTTAAAATACAATACTTCCGGCGAGCTGATTTGGAATATTAACATTGAAGCCGATGCACCGAATGGCCAATTATATCCCGTTCGAATCCGATTGGATGCAAATGAAAATGTGTACATGGGAGCGTACCGATACAGGGCGCACATTGGATCCTTATATTCTGAGTGGGGTTATAGCATTCAGCTTTATAAGTTCAAGGCAGATGGTACTTTTAGATGGAACGCAAAAAAAAGTACTGCCAGACTGTATGACTTTGATGTAACTGCTTCAGGTGATGTTTATGTAGCCGGCACGTCAGGCACAAGTGCACAAACGTTTGCTGCGAGATACAATAAAGCAGGCAACTTAATATGGGAAGATGTGTACTCACCGGATGTAATCGAACAACAAACATTTTCAACCAGCGGTGGCAGTTGTGTGGGCATTAATCCCAATCACCCAGATGAGGTAACGATCGGTGGAAATGTAATTGTAAAAAATGCATCGAATGTGTATTCCACAGCATGGGTGGTCAGGCATTTCGGCGGAACACTTAAAACAGGAAATGCACTTCTCACAACTGGAGACCTTCACCTTCAGGTCTCTCCCAATCCTGCAGGCGATCTGGTCCAACTCTCTATTGACAACAATGAATCAGTAACCGGTACGCTTCAGGTTTTTGATGTCAGCGGAAAACTGATGGAAACCATTTCAGCTGTTGATTTTACAAATGGAAATTCTATAACACTCAACACCTCAACATGGAACAGCGGAATATATTTCTGCAAAATCACCTCTGCTGAAAATAATTTATTAAAGCCGGTAAAATTATTGGTGCAGCATTGA
- a CDS encoding tail fiber domain-containing protein, giving the protein MKTTKQITQFVIALIALCFTQVSFAQTWNTSGNEGTNPATNYVGTSDNTDLVLRTFAVEKIRIQAGGNVGIGVAAPVQKLDVKGNINLSTNNGIYINNKRVFFASNSSVTKSNVFAGNNAGFTGTGFYNSFFGTEAGYANSGGHNTFTGAYSGRNNSTGYGNTFAGSGSGNINTTGSQNSFSGYQSGANNNANDNSFYGAFSGNFNTSGLQNTFIGTLSGYNNTSGSYNTFLGDSAGFNNTTGYSNTFTGEYCGVKNTTGYWNAFYGTSAGAKNTIGSENTFIGKDAAYTNTTGSGNVMIGFQSGYSNLDGASNIFLGIYSGFSNTTGFENVFVGASCGTLNTTGNKNTMTGHSAGYSNTTGLDNCAFGNESLYSNSTGSNNAALGFRSLYQNTTGNYNSSMGSFSLGANSTGNNNSAYGANSLGLNTIAWNNTAVGYNTLYSNTIGSGNTAIGSGALKNGDTYTANTAVGYGSGVAGQFGDLAIGNGNTCVGFQAGANAAGFNYSSSLGYGATITASNQVMLGGTTVTSVKAAGSFVIYSDGRFKKNIEENVPGLSFINQLKPVTYNYDIHGLNKFIGIQSGDKNETNGYEEEITKKEEIQYTGFIAQEVEAAAEKINYDFSGIYKPQNEKDPYGLSYSDFVVPLVKSVQELSKQNDEIKSQNENLQQQIVELKQSMSANQASSNDGFAKLSFTASEHIALLGQNIPNPFDNSTLIPFRIPSNCHDASIMITNTSSAEVISVIPVSCNEDHLRLDAGIFAAGTYAYTLYVDGKIIATKQMELVR; this is encoded by the coding sequence ATGAAAACAACAAAACAAATTACACAGTTTGTCATCGCACTTATAGCGCTGTGTTTCACTCAAGTATCTTTTGCACAAACATGGAATACCAGCGGTAATGAAGGCACCAATCCTGCCACAAATTATGTAGGAACCAGCGACAATACCGATCTGGTGTTAAGAACTTTTGCCGTAGAAAAAATTCGTATCCAGGCAGGAGGAAATGTAGGAATTGGTGTTGCTGCTCCTGTGCAGAAATTAGATGTGAAAGGAAACATCAATCTTTCCACAAACAATGGTATTTACATCAACAATAAAAGAGTATTTTTTGCAAGCAATTCTTCTGTAACAAAAAGTAATGTATTTGCAGGCAATAATGCCGGCTTTACCGGTACAGGATTTTATAATTCATTCTTCGGTACAGAGGCAGGATATGCAAATTCAGGCGGCCACAATACTTTTACTGGTGCTTACAGTGGGAGAAATAACAGCACCGGTTATGGGAATACTTTTGCGGGAAGTGGTTCAGGTAACATTAATACAACCGGCAGTCAAAATTCCTTCTCTGGTTACCAATCAGGTGCTAATAATAATGCAAATGATAATTCATTTTATGGTGCCTTTTCAGGCAACTTCAATACTTCAGGGTTGCAAAATACATTCATAGGAACACTAAGCGGCTATAATAATACTTCAGGTAGCTATAACACTTTTCTTGGAGATTCAGCAGGATTCAATAATACCACCGGTTATTCAAACACATTTACAGGAGAATATTGCGGAGTTAAAAACACAACAGGTTACTGGAATGCATTTTATGGTACGAGTGCGGGTGCAAAAAATACCATAGGTTCCGAAAATACTTTCATTGGCAAAGATGCCGCATATACTAACACTACTGGTTCAGGAAATGTGATGATCGGATTTCAATCCGGGTATTCAAATTTAGATGGCGCATCAAATATTTTTCTAGGGATTTATTCAGGCTTTTCAAATACAACTGGTTTTGAGAATGTTTTCGTTGGTGCTTCCTGCGGCACATTAAATACCACAGGAAACAAAAATACCATGACAGGACATAGTGCAGGATATTCAAATACTACGGGACTTGACAATTGTGCATTTGGAAATGAATCTCTTTACTCCAATAGTACGGGTTCAAATAATGCTGCTTTGGGCTTTCGCTCACTATATCAAAATACAACTGGAAATTACAATAGCAGCATGGGATCCTTTTCCCTTGGCGCAAATTCTACAGGTAACAACAATTCCGCCTATGGTGCAAATTCATTGGGTTTAAATACGATCGCTTGGAACAATACTGCAGTTGGATATAATACATTATATTCCAATACAATCGGGTCAGGCAATACAGCAATAGGATCAGGAGCTTTAAAAAATGGAGATACATATACCGCGAATACTGCAGTGGGATATGGAAGCGGGGTTGCAGGTCAGTTTGGAGATCTGGCAATTGGCAATGGCAACACCTGCGTCGGCTTCCAGGCCGGGGCTAATGCCGCTGGTTTCAACTATTCCTCTTCCTTGGGATATGGAGCCACTATCACCGCCAGCAATCAAGTGATGTTAGGCGGTACAACTGTAACATCCGTTAAAGCTGCTGGCAGTTTTGTAATTTATTCTGATGGCCGTTTCAAGAAAAATATAGAAGAAAATGTTCCGGGATTGTCATTTATAAATCAATTGAAACCTGTTACCTACAATTATGATATTCATGGTCTCAATAAATTTATTGGGATCCAATCTGGGGACAAAAATGAAACTAATGGTTATGAAGAAGAAATCACGAAGAAAGAAGAAATTCAATACACAGGATTCATTGCTCAGGAAGTTGAAGCCGCTGCAGAAAAAATAAATTACGACTTCAGTGGGATTTATAAACCACAAAACGAGAAAGATCCTTATGGTTTAAGCTACTCTGATTTTGTTGTTCCTTTGGTAAAATCCGTTCAGGAGTTGTCAAAACAAAACGATGAAATTAAATCTCAGAATGAAAATTTACAGCAACAGATAGTTGAATTAAAACAATCAATGTCAGCCAATCAAGCTTCTTCGAATGATGGTTTCGCCAAGCTTTCATTCACAGCATCCGAACACATTGCATTGCTTGGGCAGAATATCCCAAATCCCTTTGACAACTCCACATTAATTCCCTTCCGCATTCCATCCAACTGTCACGATGCTTCTATCATGATCACCAATACTTCGTCTGCAGAAGTAATCAGTGTGATTCCGGTTTCCTGCAATGAAGATCACCTGCGACTTGATGCAGGAATATTTGCAGCAGGTACCTACGCTTACACTTTGTATGTGGATGGAAAAATTATTGCGACAAAACAAATGGAATTGGTTCGCTGA
- the corA gene encoding magnesium/cobalt transporter CorA, with the protein MINIYFRQQDKIVRESDLRTLPQIDPLNVVWVDLNRLDELETRYISSKFGINLSEKQQQEEIESSSRYHETNKIIVANSNFLLQQGDTYISDPASFILKNNYLITHRTNEFRSFTEISKRVLYAPKSFPSGYHVMLSIFENRIDFDADLLENIAKEISRIGKFMGAEQKADKEILIRATQLQEMTMLLRQNMIDKQRMISAMLRSDHFPKDCYERLRMMIKDVNSLMDHTTFSFDRLEYLQDTFLGLINIEQNKIIKLFTVASVVFLPPTLVASIYGMNFDTLPELHWKYGYLFALVLMLLSSLLTLWIFRRNRWL; encoded by the coding sequence ATGATTAATATTTATTTCAGACAGCAGGATAAAATAGTGCGGGAGTCGGATTTACGCACGTTGCCGCAGATAGATCCGCTCAACGTGGTGTGGGTGGATCTAAACAGGCTCGATGAGCTGGAGACACGTTATATCAGCAGCAAGTTTGGAATTAATTTAAGTGAAAAGCAGCAGCAGGAAGAAATTGAGAGTAGCTCCCGGTATCATGAAACCAACAAGATCATTGTTGCGAACTCCAACTTCTTACTCCAACAAGGAGATACCTACATAAGCGATCCGGCCTCTTTTATTTTGAAAAACAATTACCTGATCACACACCGAACAAATGAGTTCCGGTCATTTACAGAAATTTCGAAACGGGTGTTATACGCACCAAAGTCATTCCCGTCAGGTTACCATGTGATGTTGTCGATTTTTGAAAACCGCATTGACTTTGATGCTGACTTGCTCGAGAACATCGCGAAAGAGATATCGCGCATCGGCAAATTCATGGGCGCAGAGCAAAAAGCGGATAAAGAAATTCTCATTCGTGCTACGCAGTTGCAGGAAATGACGATGTTGCTCCGTCAGAATATGATTGACAAGCAGCGTATGATTTCCGCCATGTTGCGCAGCGATCACTTTCCGAAAGATTGTTATGAGCGATTACGTATGATGATTAAAGATGTGAATTCACTGATGGATCACACTACTTTCAGTTTCGACAGGCTCGAATATTTACAGGATACATTTCTTGGCCTGATCAATATCGAACAAAACAAGATCATCAAACTCTTTACGGTTGCCTCAGTGGTTTTTCTTCCTCCCACATTAGTAGCTTCTATTTATGGAATGAACTTCGATACGCTGCCCGAGCTGCACTGGAAGTATGGATATCTCTTTGCTTTGGTGCTCATGCTGCTGTCTTCCTTGCTAACACTTTGGATTTTCAGGCGCAACAGGTGGTTATAA
- a CDS encoding response regulator transcription factor: MEKDIKVVLFEDNYLLRDSYFQLINGMPGFTCAGAYGDANDLVFKIRRSEPDVILMDIDMPGINGIEAVGIIIKNFPGARIVMQTVFEDDDKIFEAIQAGASGYILKKTPPSKILEAIEEVHLGGAPMTPVIAAKTLQLFRKGVKSPPDKKEAQLNDRQREILQCIQQGMSYKLIAEKLFISIETVRYHVKNIYELLQVHSRFELMTKSRK, encoded by the coding sequence ATGGAAAAAGATATCAAAGTTGTACTATTTGAAGATAATTATCTCCTTCGTGACAGTTATTTTCAACTGATAAATGGCATGCCCGGATTCACCTGCGCAGGTGCATACGGTGATGCGAATGACCTTGTTTTCAAAATCAGGCGAAGCGAACCCGATGTAATACTGATGGATATTGATATGCCGGGCATAAATGGCATAGAAGCGGTTGGCATAATCATTAAAAATTTTCCCGGAGCACGTATTGTGATGCAAACAGTGTTCGAAGATGATGATAAAATATTCGAGGCGATACAGGCCGGCGCCAGCGGTTACATTTTGAAAAAAACACCCCCTTCAAAAATACTTGAAGCTATCGAAGAAGTGCACCTCGGTGGTGCACCTATGACGCCGGTGATTGCAGCTAAAACACTGCAGTTGTTTCGTAAAGGTGTTAAAAGCCCACCCGATAAAAAGGAAGCGCAACTAAATGATCGGCAGCGCGAGATATTACAATGCATTCAGCAAGGCATGAGCTATAAACTGATTGCTGAAAAACTTTTTATTTCTATTGAAACGGTTCGTTATCACGTGAAAAATATTTATGAGCTGCTCCAGGTTCATTCACGATTTGAGTTGATGACGAAGAGCAGGAAATAG
- a CDS encoding metal ABC transporter permease, producing MFQMFQLPFMVQAFVVAIITGVLLSYLGVHVVGRGIVFVDLALGQISSLGVAFAAFIGFGVTTIPLAFTLVGALLMSFISIRDKRLKQEAIIGILYAFASALTVLLISKTPHGDADIQEVLFGSILSVSWEQIIAISIVFGLIAFVHGIFYRKFFALTESFENGDHHQAGIFNSWNFLFYISIGLAIVYAVKVNGVIPVFSYLIIPAVTAIMLTKNNLLVLLISLLISVSGSFVGLNVSFHYDFPAGSSIVAVLGSIFILASLYKMLSNVGKEKNMNA from the coding sequence ATGTTTCAGATGTTTCAATTGCCGTTTATGGTACAGGCTTTTGTGGTGGCAATAATCACAGGCGTACTGCTTTCCTATCTGGGCGTTCATGTAGTGGGGAGAGGAATCGTATTTGTTGATCTTGCCTTGGGTCAGATTTCTTCGCTGGGAGTTGCTTTTGCTGCATTCATCGGATTTGGTGTTACCACTATTCCTTTGGCATTTACATTAGTTGGAGCTTTGCTGATGTCTTTCATCAGCATTCGTGATAAGCGGTTAAAGCAGGAAGCGATCATTGGTATTTTATATGCATTCGCATCTGCGCTCACCGTTTTGCTGATTTCAAAAACACCGCATGGTGATGCTGACATCCAGGAAGTATTATTCGGCAGTATTTTATCAGTGAGCTGGGAACAGATCATTGCAATCAGCATCGTGTTTGGCCTCATAGCATTTGTTCATGGTATTTTCTACCGGAAATTTTTTGCACTCACCGAGTCCTTTGAAAATGGTGATCATCATCAAGCCGGAATTTTCAATAGTTGGAATTTTCTCTTTTACATTTCAATTGGCCTCGCCATCGTATATGCAGTGAAGGTAAATGGTGTAATTCCGGTTTTCTCCTATCTCATTATTCCGGCTGTGACCGCTATCATGCTTACAAAAAATAACCTGCTGGTACTTTTAATTTCACTTCTGATCAGCGTGTCGGGAAGTTTTGTAGGGTTGAATGTTTCGTTTCATTATGATTTTCCTGCCGGATCGTCGATTGTTGCAGTACTAGGTTCAATTTTTATCCTTGCTTCACTTTATAAAATGTTGAGCAATGTTGGCAAAGAAAAAAACATGAATGCTTAA
- a CDS encoding zinc ABC transporter substrate-binding protein: protein MRTMRIIWMAVISSCISFYSLGGTIKVVTTLTDLKSIAEFIGGDKVSATSIATGYQNPHFVDPKPSYIMSLTNADLFVTVGLDLETGWSPQLLTSSRNNKIQKGSAGYVDASIGVNLLQVPSAINRAEGDIHIYGNPHYWLDPLNGKVIARNICNGLERVSPENKAYFESNLTAFNTMIDAKMKQWLAAMAPYRGAKLIAYHNEWCYFENRFGLKIVDFMEPKPGIPPTPSQLVKVINEVNTNHIKVIISSPYFTTSSSDVVAKETGVKVLTLATSAGAFDGVKNYFDLFEYNVRQLVSALK from the coding sequence ATGAGAACAATGAGAATCATCTGGATGGCTGTGATTTCAAGCTGCATTTCATTTTACAGTTTGGGTGGAACAATAAAAGTTGTTACCACGCTAACAGATTTAAAAAGTATTGCGGAGTTTATTGGTGGAGATAAAGTATCTGCTACTTCTATTGCTACCGGTTATCAGAATCCGCATTTCGTTGACCCTAAGCCAAGCTACATCATGAGCTTGACCAATGCAGATTTATTCGTAACCGTTGGATTGGATCTGGAAACCGGATGGTCGCCGCAATTGCTTACCAGTTCGCGCAACAATAAAATTCAAAAGGGATCAGCCGGTTATGTAGATGCATCCATTGGTGTAAATCTGTTGCAGGTACCTTCTGCTATCAACCGTGCTGAAGGTGATATTCATATTTATGGCAACCCGCACTATTGGCTTGATCCGTTAAATGGAAAAGTAATTGCAAGAAATATCTGCAATGGATTGGAACGTGTATCACCGGAGAATAAAGCGTATTTCGAAAGTAACCTCACCGCATTCAATACAATGATTGATGCAAAAATGAAACAGTGGCTTGCTGCAATGGCGCCGTATAGAGGTGCAAAGCTGATTGCTTACCACAACGAGTGGTGCTACTTTGAAAACAGGTTCGGGTTAAAAATTGTCGACTTCATGGAACCCAAGCCTGGTATTCCGCCTACGCCTTCACAATTGGTGAAGGTGATAAACGAAGTCAACACCAATCATATCAAAGTGATTATTTCTTCACCCTACTTCACTACTTCATCGTCAGATGTGGTAGCAAAAGAAACAGGTGTTAAAGTGCTTACACTAGCTACTTCGGCAGGAGCTTTTGATGGTGTCAAAAATTACTTTGATTTGTTTGAATATAATGTCAGACAACTTGTGAGTGCGTTGAAATAG